TGACAATACAGATGAACAATGGACAAAAGTTACTGACCTCAAAGGCATAACACCTGACAATTTCAGTAAACTTGAATGTGacaaatataacaaacttgtaaCAACACTAAGAGAACTTAAATGTGACTGCTTGAAAGAATGTGAAGAACATCTTATTCCTACTCCTTCTACTTCTACTCCTGCTGAACCTCCTCAACCTTCTGCTATGATTGGTGGTGAAACTGTTGCTACTGGTtctgtactatggacagcGTTTGGATCTACCTCTGGTACCCTGGCTGGAAGTgctgcaacattttttggaggatggaaactctataatcgctataaaggagatccttgggtacgacagatttaggagtctatggagatactctagatactagcttggatacTGAGCAGTTGatataatggagtactaaGCCTGATTAAGAAGCAaatccattcttgtattatttcttcagtagtagtTCCAATTGTTCCCTTATTGTCTATATTTGAACTTTAGGAGCCTAATGATGATAGCTACAGTGAATGCATTCCGACTTGTCAGTATCTCACCACCACATTCACTCTCTCAGTCTTAATCTTGACCCGGAAAATAGGTATTCATATGTATGCACATGGAGTGGATCtaaggatgaaaatgagAAGACTCTTGTAGGCGTTACTGGATTAAGAGGTAAAGATGATACTGACCATGATCCTTCTCAAGGCCTCCATAAGTATACCCATAGGATTGACTCCGGAGCAAGTTCCGTTTAGACAGGGTCAGGCATGCTCCATCTTCTGACTGCGTTAATACCAAGACACTGGGATTCAGTCCCTGTGTGTACTGTCTTGGACGAGACCAGTGCATATTATCAGAGTTCCGGAGGACAGGCTACTGGACCATCCATCCTCATTTGCATAAAGAGATCAAAGTCCAGTAGTTTCTTAGGGCCTAGTACTGATGCCACCTACTGTAATGGAAAAGACGACTGCTGGTACAGGCACGCCTACAGCGGATGTACCCAGGTACCACACGAAATTCCCAAAGCCACTATGGAGACAACACAACTTGGTAGATACTCTAAAAGGGAAATATGGACCGCAAAAGGCTCTAGAGGCTTCGCGGAGAGTGCGGGTAGTGGAACCTTGTGAGGAATCTCAGACTTGACCGCGACGAGTGCAGCTATTTCTCTCTCCTCCTTCTTCCCATACTCGTGTACTTCAGGTATGTAACGAAAGAATAAATTCTTTCCCGTGTCTAATTACCTGAAGCCCCTCAAGTTTCCGCTCCCTGCAACTTCGCAACTTCAGACTTCACTATCCCTCTCAAACCAATGGTACCAGTTGCCATATACACTATACaactttgaaaaactcaaaaatcTAAGAGTTAGACACGAGTAGAAATGCCACTGCtggaatctcttcttcctttgacCCCATGCAGTTCTTCCTGGAAAATCGCCTCAATTGTCGCTATTTCCGCTCGAACAACTTCAAGACAGTAGCACCTTTGTACTATACATGTGTAAGATGATTTAAGCTCGTATTTTCCGTGACTAAAGTCGTTGTCTATATCCGACTAGTGCTCTAGTGGCAATAAAGTTTGTGAAAGAAGACGCATTTTTAAGTTCAATTAGCCAAAAtcacattttaaaacaaaagaatACGTTACCACAAGTCTAAACTAGAGCTTTAAATAGGCAAAGGCCCGGAATTATATCACAGATTTAACAATAAAGATTCAGAACCAGATGTAACATATTTCAACTACACATTGCAATAATTCAAGATTCCTCTTTTTCATTCAAAGACTTCATAAAGATTATTATACCcttgtaaaaatggagattccGTGCCGGCATTATGGCACTAAAAAGATTTAACATCAGCCTAAAATGGCATTAGACAAACAAAATCATGAGCGATACAACATGATTGCGGGAGTAAAGGAAAAGTAAAATGTCGGAAGCAAAAACCCAGGGAAATCCCCTTCAGCAAGGCGCCATGTTCATGGCAGGGctgactctgttgcagtctctccgtgtggcgttaactggagcaaagtttgcacttgacagatttaaaattcctcagcaGCATgccagttcgttcattaacatggtccataatcctatggaactggcaacgtttactggcATTTTTCTTATAAATGCTCTCACATGGACAGGTGGCTGGTTTAATGGTTGTGCCAAGTACTTTGCCGCTGTAACGAATATGACGCTTTGTTGTTCCTTCATTCTACTCCTCTTTGCATTCACGTCTGGAGGCTCGTTGGGCAATCTCaccttctactactgggCTATAGTCTTCGCTTCATTTATATATGGACTGAATGTGGCATGTGTAATGAATGTGGGAAGTGCGAGTGCCGCCTTTTTCAGTGTAGGAATGCCTATCTCTGGAATTCAAGTTTGCATCTACTACTACGTCTTCACTAAGTTGGCTGAGTGGCATAACTGGTCAAACGTTAGTTACTGGGTTATTGTTTGGCAACTTATCATTGCAATAGTGATTGCAGCAGTCTCAGCTTCTGTATGGATTGCCGTTGCTGTTAAAGGTGGTGCCAATAATAACTCTGGTGCTGATGCTAAACAAGctaaagatactcctaCTGGTGCTTGGTCTCCAATTCTCATGGCTATGGTTGGTATGGGTGGCATATACGCCTTCTATCCTGCCATTGCTCCTTACAAATTGACTGACGTTGGCACTGGCTACACTGTTGATCTTGTTGTCTTATTCGTTAGCGCAGTTCCTTCTCTTGTTATTGCAGCTCTATGCTCATATAGTGAAACCAGTCCAGATAGACCATGGACCAGTAAGAATACTGCATGGCATTTTACTTGGATTCTGGCCATTCCACATCTTACTGCAATGATCTTGTGCCTTGTTACACTTCATTACCCTGGTAGTGGACTAGCTACCTCTATAAAGAGCAGTGGTTTAAAGGTTGGAGTCATTACTGTTACCTTAAAGTTCTGCGAAGAGGGACTTAAGGCAGTATCTTATGCCGGAGCTGGTAAGCAAGTGggtaaatactgcacaAAAAACTGCCGAGAGGACCAATGCGGATGCAGCACCGGAGGCGGAGCTTGCAAATGTTGCTGCAAATGCGATGAAGGAAGTGGACAATGCAAACCCAGCGAATGTAAAAGCAAAGACTGCAAGTGCTGcaaagagaatgaaggtACTTATTCATCTTTAAACACATTTACGTCCCAATTCTTAATGATTGTTTTGGcttttactggagatggttacctcaagacttattccaagtatgagcatgataGGAGTAAATGGCCTACCAAGAATTATGGAACGCTTAGATCCATCTGGTTTTGGACAAAGAGTGGAACGTGGATGGCATGTGAGACAGTTAAATCCTCTTGTACCAGTAATGTCAGATGCAAGGTTTTGGGAAAGTCTGAGACCTTTTTTATTGtttatgaagatgaagaattttaatggatcCTGGATcgtttatattttaaaggcGATGGCCATCTGTAGGTCTGAGGAAAGGATTCTGCATTGTGCCTTAGCCTACTCTAGAGTCTTCAAATACACACTAGTGAAGATTAGAGTCGTTATATACACCAATAACGTAGTTGTCTAGCCATGCGCTTCATATAGCCCATCTATCATAGGGCACACTAAATGATTTTTCATACAGAATACATTTGTATAGCGTTTCAGCCTAGTGCATCCACTTGCATTTGTATACTAGGGCCTACGcaaaaatttatagaatCTCACTTGTCTCTAACAATATATGTAACCTTGTGATGTTTACAGGTTAAGGTGCATAGAGGCGACTTTAAAGCAGAATTAGCAAGTGTCCTACTGCATCTCTTCATCAGAGTCGCTCTCCAAAAAGGTTCTAGTGAGTCCCCTTTGGACCATGCTCCCTTGCTGGATCTTTCTTAGGCGCTCATTTTCTCGCATCAAAACCATTTGctaaacattttaatgtagaGTAATCATTTAACAATGTCATAATGGACGCTAAATGACAGACGTATACTCACCTTTTGAAGCGACAATTCAGAGGAAATAGCCTCGGAGATCGATGTTAGAGCCATCTTTTGTCTCCTGACATCTGGTTTCTTTCTTATCAACTCTTTTTTGAGTAAATTTGAAAATCTAGTTTGCAAGCGCTCTTCGATTAGTGCATGAACTGGTTTTAGCTCTTCCAGAGAGTCTTCAAgtaaaaatacaatttCCTTTCTTGATTCTACATCCAAGGGCGTTTTACCTACAAATAGGGTAAATGTGCCATCATCCCATTCCACCAGGTGAGTATTACTTTCCATTTCTGAATCACCATCTATTgattcatcctccttttttctccatctaATGGTCTTTGTGGTATTTGGTGGTTTATCTACGAGTTCTGGATTCCTCTTTAGACGTTCCAGTTCTTCTTGTATGGAAAGAGTGGATACCGAGAGCGTCGGTGGGAATTTGCAGACTGTCAAATTATCACTCAGTTCCGGCTTTATTTTACACTTCATGGTCTGGTGTACGACCTCTGTGGGTTCCTCGGTTGGTTCATCTTCCGACTCATCGGTATCTTCAAAGAGGCCTCTCTCGACAAATTCTGAAGCATAATTGTCATGGATCGCATAGTTATAGCATATAAATGCGCAGTGTAACGAAATAGCCGTGCAATATGGGCATATAACCCCGAGAAGAATTTACACAAACCATTCCCTGACCATGAAATGGAGCTACACGGAACCAAATCACAATAAAACTACAAAACAGCACGCACAGAGTACAAACACTACAACAACAGATGCATACACAAAACTTTGTGCCAAATGGCTGACAAATGTGCAGTGCCAACTAACCTTCGGGTTGCGTGTCACTCATCCTTTACAAGAACCACATCGGGGATGTTTTAAGTTGAAATTTTTAGAAAAGGAGAAAATTGCGATAAACACCTCGAAATTGCGTCTGTTTGGCCTGGCCGTAGAATCTGCCCGATTGGAGAAACGGTGAGGCTAATTGGCCAAAACCTCCCAGTTTTCTTTGTGATTTTCTGAGTTTCACATTCTCATTTCTAAAGCTTTACATTAAAGGAAAAGCTGCCGCTCTGGGCCCCGCCTTTCCACACTCTCCCAGTCACCGCCAAGACTCGCTATTTCACAGCCTTTTCTCGAGAAATTTACCATTTTAATGGTGTTAAAACAAAGAATGTGAGTTACGGGCCTATCAGGATAAAGTTTGGGATGCAAGGGTCAAATCGGCTTTCACACATGTACGCAGTCACAATTTTCTAGAGAAGATTGAGGTAAAAGTCAAAGAATACGACGTTTTAGAGTACAAAGGGACACGTGTTACTGGACAATCCACTTAAAGTCACAAGATGAACTCAGCCAGAAGCACAGAGGACGTGGATAACGAAGACCTGTTCGCAGGTCTCGCTCTGCAGCGCCAATGGGATGATAAACCAGATTTGGATCAACTATACACCACGCTTATGGAAGTTTACTGCAAACTGGAAAATAACGAGGATGTCAGTGAACAGCAGGAGAGACTATACCTCCTAGGAACGAGAGTAAAGGCGAAAACAGGCTCGTTTATGAACTCTTGGAGGTATAAAATGAAGCATATGGCAACCAATGTTAGAGtgttaaagatgaagaaaaagacGGTAGCATGGAATGTAAGTTTTGCATTGCCACTTGAAGGACATTGCTTATTGCTGCAACAGCATTCATTTATACTTGATATTTAGATACCAAGAATCGAGCAAAACTATTTGGCGAAatgcaaattttatcaaaagAAAAAGAGTTTTAATGAAGTCTATGATAAGCTCGGAAGAATAGTGTCGAGGTTACCAAATGTCAAACAATTGGATTCAACAGCTTCAGAGCTGTTGAATAGACGTATTAAAATAATGACAAAAATTGACAAGCTAAAGGAGCAGATAGAGGCtcaaaaatcgcaaattgACAGTATTTATCTCTTATTGAGCAAGGAATAGCATGTacatttttggataatataCCACactttacaaatttaaatgcGCACTAAGTTATAGTTTCATCTTTAATTGCGTGTAAATCGACTTCAATAATGTAACCCCTCCCATTAACTTGGTTGCTTTTTGTTCGTTATTGGAAAGGAGGTACTATAGTCATTCTTATGTATATACAGTTTCAATTAGACAAACACAACTCGTAACATCtgtaaatatgaaaagaTCACGTACAGTTTGCAGCGTTATCAATTTTCCATGACTAACAAGAGAAATGCAATTTagtatttgtaaatttacagaTACTCTTTACCAGGTTTTATATGCTTCaaatatatacatttaACCAAGTAATTTATTTAGATATTTGCTCCCAGAATTAAGAAGCAAGTTGCGATAAGCATTGTCcaattttgaaatttcaACATCAACTCTATCGTCAAGAGTAACCGGAGGGGTAGATATAACAATCCATCCGTCACTTTTCAAGAGTCTTTCCTTTAGCAAAGTTGTTCCTGTCCTCATTGATGTATCCATAGTTTCACAGTTTAAGATGTAGTGGTATGGCCCATCTACCTCGATGGCAATCTTTTCTGATTCACCACATATTGCGATATCAATGCTAAATTAATGTGTAAAAATAAAGGtatacacaaaaatataaaatacaaaccTTATGAGTGAGTCCGTGAATGTTTCCAATTTGTGTGGAACTCGCAATCTAGCGAGTACATCTGATACATAGCGTTGGCTCTTTGATACTTTGTTAAACTGCTCATCATAATTTATATCACGAAGAAGCCCTCTACATCGTTCTACCAGTTTTTCTACATCGATCCCTTTG
This region of Theileria equi strain WA chromosome 1, complete sequence genomic DNA includes:
- a CDS encoding hypothetical protein (encoded by transcript BEWA_022300A), producing MSEAKTQGNPLQQGAMFMAGLTLLQSLRVALTGAKFALDRFKIPQQHASSFINMVHNPMELATFTGIFLINALTWTGGWFNGCAKYFAAVTNMTLCCSFILLLFAFTSGGSLGNLTFYYWAIVFASFIYGLNVACVMNVGSASAAFFSVGMPISGIQVCIYYYVFTKLAEWHNWSNVSYWVIVWQLIIAIVIAAVSASVWIAVAVKGGANNNSGADAKQAKDTPTGAWSPILMAMVGMGGIYAFYPAIAPYKLTDVGTGYTVDLVVLFVSAVPSLVIAALCSYSETSPDRPWTSKNTAWHFTWILAIPHLTAMILCLVTLHYPGSGLATSIKSSGLKVGVITVTLKFCEEGLKAVSYAGAGKQVGKYCTKNCREDQCGCSTGGGACKCCCKCDEGSGQCKPSECKSKDCKCCKENEDPSGFGQRVERGWHVRQLNPLVPVMSDARFWESLRPFLLFMKMKNFNGSWIVYILKAMAICRSEERILHCALAYSRVFKYTLVKIRVVIYTNNVVV
- a CDS encoding hypothetical protein (encoded by transcript BEWA_022310A), with translation MSDTQPEEFVERGLFEDTDESEDEPTEEPTEVVHQTMKCKIKPELSDNLTVCKFPPTLSVSTLSIQEELERLKRNPELVDKPPNTTKTIRWRKKEDESIDGDSEMESNTHLVEWDDGTFTLFVGKTPLDVESRKEIVFLLEDSLEELKPVHALIEERLQTRFSNLLKKELIRKKPDVRRQKMALTSISEAISSELSLQKQMVLMRENERLRKIQQGSMVQRGLTRTFLESDSDEEMQ
- a CDS encoding hypothetical protein (encoded by transcript BEWA_022320A), whose translation is MNSARSTEDVDNEDLFAGLALQRQWDDKPDLDQLYTTLMEVYCKLENNEDVSEQQERLYLLGTRVKAKTGSFMNSWRYKMKHMATNVRVLKMKKKTVAWNIPRIEQNYLAKCKFYQKKKSFNEVYDKLGRIVSRLPNVKQLDSTASELLNRRIKIMTKIDKLKEQIEAQKSQIDSIYLLLSKE